Part of the Catalinimonas alkaloidigena genome is shown below.
GAAAGCATCGGTTGAATAAAAGTCTTCAGGCACTTCATAAACTTCTCTGTCTTTCCTCATGTAATTAACGCCTGAACCATAATCAAGTCCGGTAAAAAAATTGATTGCTCCGCATAAAAAGCCAAAATAGTGGTCAAATCCCCGCTGATTCGGCGTATCTATATCTTCCTGCCAATGCCCCAGATGCCACTTCCCACTCATGATGGTTTGGTATCCGGCTTCTTTCAGCACTTCCGCGAGCGTCACATTATTATCTGTACGATTGAGGTTATCTGTCTGCTGATGGTACAGCCCGGTGAGCAGGGTAGCACGAGTTTCGGTACATTTGGCAGTATTGTAGAATTGCGTCATCCGCATGCCTTCGGCTGCCAGCCGGTCCAGGTTAGGCGTATTAATTTCTGAGCCATAACAACCCAGGTCAGAATACCCCATATCATCTGCCATGATGAGGATAATGTTGGGCCTCTGATTAGCTTCTGAAGCTGAGGCCTCCTCAGGGGGAGAGGAACATCCACTCCATGTGAGTATACTAAACGAAAGAAAATAAGCTAGAGACAGGCGTTGCATAGTCGTTGTATTAATCAGATAATAGCTAAAGGTTCTTTATGCTCTAACTTACATAAAGAACCTTTATTAATAAAGACAAGCGATTTTTATCTATATCCGTTATTGCTAGGGTCAGATTCTAACAAAGCGGGGTTGAGCCGAAGCTCTTCTACTGGAATAGGCAGCAACACATGATGCGGCTGAATGTTGGCAGCGGGATTATAAATCCGATACTCCGTATTTTGCACTACATCCAACAAGATTCCCCAGCGAATCAGGTCCAGCCGCCGGTGGCCTTCACCCCCCAGTTCCCAACGCCGCTCATCATAGATCGCTTCTCTGAAAGCTTGCTGCGACAGGCCAGACAAAGGCTGATTCGGCTCATAAGCCCTTTCTCTTACCTGATTGATGTACTGATAGGCATCAGCGGGGCCATTGAGTTCATTCTCCGCTTCGGCAGCCATAAGATAGACATCCGCCATCCTAAAGATGATTTTGTTGTCACCGTGGTTGCCCCGGGGAGAGTTGATCTGGTCCAGGTTCCACATTTTAGGCATGTAAGGAAAGTTAAGTGCATAGCCCAAATAAGTTTCCACGATATTGGATGACCTTCTCAAATCATTCTCAGGAAACTCATTGACATAGTCGGGAAGGGGTATGGCCAGTCCATAGCCGGTAAATCCTTCACTCCTTTCGCTAAGAGCACTGCTCAGGGCAGGTCTTTCATCACTGTTTTGAGGCTCATCGCGTATCCGGGGGGTAAAATGATCCGGCCAGTCATCCTGGTTGATGTCTTTCACAAAGTCAATGGCCCAGATGACCTCATCATTGTATTCATTGTCGGGAGCAAAAACATCGGCATAGTTATCCAATAAAGCATGCGAAGAGTTGTTGATGATCTCTACCGCCTTATCTCGTGCTTCCTGCCACTTTTCCTGGATCAGGTAAATTTTTACCATTGCGGTAGCCGCTGCCCATTTGGAAGCCCTTCCTAATTCGCTGTCGCCATAGCTATCGGGTAAGAGGTCCTGGGCAGTCTGTAAATCCTGCAGTATCTCATT
Proteins encoded:
- a CDS encoding RagB/SusD family nutrient uptake outer membrane protein, with the translated sequence MKNYIYNSLLSLLMVFTFTSCEDFLAEEPRQIVSPSNFFNSASEVQSAVNGLYNIYKNNSLHAKIGLDRFYENGADVIGPNREFGQVEPIQNYTLNEGNVGDISQGGGAPITWQDLYRIIQNANIILANVEGNEDISAENRDQFVGETLFLRAYAYYHLTNLWGDVPYFRDVLPIEEIRVLGRTDVNEIRNEILQDLQTAQDLLPDSYGDSELGRASKWAAATAMVKIYLIQEKWQEARDKAVEIINNSSHALLDNYADVFAPDNEYNDEVIWAIDFVKDINQDDWPDHFTPRIRDEPQNSDERPALSSALSERSEGFTGYGLAIPLPDYVNEFPENDLRRSSNIVETYLGYALNFPYMPKMWNLDQINSPRGNHGDNKIIFRMADVYLMAAEAENELNGPADAYQYINQVRERAYEPNQPLSGLSQQAFREAIYDERRWELGGEGHRRLDLIRWGILLDVVQNTEYRIYNPAANIQPHHVLLPIPVEELRLNPALLESDPSNNGYR